A stretch of the Caminicella sporogenes DSM 14501 genome encodes the following:
- the rpoD gene encoding RNA polymerase sigma factor RpoD — MSKKKNNDDKMKSVKKLIEQGKKKGTLTYTEIMDALEDIDIDKDQIEEVYDSLTSMGIEIIGDKDVVLDINDNDDISDGEEVAIDLSMPKGISIDDPVRMYLKEIGKVPLLSAEEEIELAKRMEQGDEEAKRRLCEANLRLVVSIAKRYVGRGMLFLDLIQEGNLGLIKAVEKFDWRKGYKFSTYATWWIRQAITRAIADQARTIRIPVHMVETINKLIRVSRQLLQELGREPSPEEIAKEMDMTVEKVREILKIAQEPVSLETPIGEEEDSHLGDFIPDNDAPAPAEAAAFSMLKEQLIEVLDTLTPREQKVLKLRFGLEDGRARTLEEVGKKFDVTRERIRQIEAKALRKLKHPSRSKKLKDYLE, encoded by the coding sequence ATGAGTAAAAAGAAAAATAATGATGATAAGATGAAATCAGTAAAAAAATTGATTGAACAGGGGAAGAAAAAGGGTACACTGACTTATACTGAAATAATGGATGCATTAGAAGATATAGACATAGATAAGGATCAAATAGAAGAAGTTTATGACTCATTGACTTCTATGGGAATTGAAATAATAGGTGATAAAGATGTTGTACTTGATATAAATGATAATGATGATATTTCTGATGGTGAAGAAGTTGCTATTGATTTATCAATGCCTAAAGGTATTAGTATAGATGACCCTGTAAGAATGTATTTAAAAGAAATTGGAAAAGTTCCTCTTTTATCAGCTGAAGAGGAAATAGAACTTGCCAAGAGAATGGAGCAAGGTGATGAAGAAGCGAAGAGAAGATTATGCGAGGCTAATTTGAGGTTAGTTGTTAGTATTGCAAAGAGATATGTTGGAAGAGGAATGTTGTTTTTAGATTTAATACAAGAAGGAAATTTAGGCTTGATTAAAGCTGTTGAAAAATTTGATTGGAGAAAAGGATATAAATTTAGTACTTATGCTACATGGTGGATAAGACAAGCTATAACTAGAGCAATAGCTGATCAAGCTAGAACTATAAGAATTCCTGTTCATATGGTTGAAACGATAAATAAACTCATAAGAGTTTCTAGGCAATTGCTTCAAGAATTAGGTAGAGAGCCTAGCCCTGAAGAAATTGCAAAAGAAATGGATATGACAGTTGAAAAAGTTAGAGAAATTTTAAAAATAGCACAGGAACCTGTTTCTTTAGAAACCCCGATTGGCGAAGAAGAAGACAGTCATTTAGGAGATTTTATTCCTGATAATGATGCACCAGCTCCAGCAGAAGCAGCTGCTTTTTCTATGCTGAAAGAGCAGTTAATAGAAGTTTTAGATACACTTACTCCTAGAGAACAAAAAGTTTTGAAATTGAGATTTGGTTTAGAAGATGGAAGAGCTAGGACATTAGAAGAAGTAGGCAAAAAGTTTGATGTTACTAGAGAAAGAATTAGACAGATAGAAGCTAAAGCATTAAGAAAATTAAAACATCCTAGCAGAAGTAAAAAATTAAAAGATTATTTAGAATAA
- the dnaG gene encoding DNA primase: protein MAGRYSESLIDEVLHSNDIIDIISEYVNLKRTGRNYKGLCPFHTEKTPSFMVSQDKQLYHCFGCGAAGNVINFIMNIENLDFIDALEFLAEKAGINIEQYKENNGNQEIYIKKQKLYEINRQAAIFFYKNLTKNDNEGIRYLKKRGLNIETIKKFGLGYAINDWEALNKYLLAKGYSQKLIYEAGLVIKREKSSGYYDRFRNRVIFPIISTTKKILGFGGRVLDDSIPKYLNSPESLIFNKRNILYGLNLARSELGKERKLILVEGYMDVIALYQYGIKNVIATLGTALTANHGELLKRYCDEVIIAYDSDTAGESATIRGLDVLNEVGCKVKVIKLDRNMDPDEYIRKNGKDSFLEKIKNALPLLDYKIELIKKKYDLSLNEGKIHFLQESIEIIKKLIKSPVEREIYVKKLSKETDVPANVINSEIYGNNKFKKDYKSKKNNYNDVRRLVHLKPVKSVLKDGLVEIEKKIIALCMISKTEYDKIKSHITEEDFSNLLLRNIFSVLGKKYEEDKKIDINLFIDELDIEEAKMLRGIIKNLLPYEDIDKTICELTLSLKRFNIDKKIKSIKNEIKLLEKQENKRKGDVVRINELCGELRRLIEMEKKLMEG from the coding sequence ATGGCTGGAAGATATTCTGAAAGTTTGATAGATGAAGTTCTGCATAGTAATGACATCATTGATATTATATCTGAGTATGTAAATTTAAAAAGGACAGGTAGGAATTATAAAGGATTATGTCCTTTTCATACTGAAAAAACACCTTCATTTATGGTATCGCAAGATAAACAGCTCTATCACTGCTTTGGTTGTGGTGCAGCAGGAAATGTTATTAATTTCATTATGAATATAGAAAATTTGGATTTTATTGATGCGCTAGAATTTTTAGCAGAAAAAGCAGGAATAAATATAGAACAATATAAAGAAAATAATGGTAATCAAGAAATTTATATAAAAAAACAAAAACTTTACGAAATTAATAGACAAGCTGCCATATTTTTTTATAAAAATTTGACTAAAAATGACAATGAAGGCATAAGATATTTGAAAAAAAGGGGATTGAATATTGAAACAATCAAAAAATTTGGACTTGGATATGCAATAAATGATTGGGAAGCACTAAATAAGTATTTATTAGCGAAAGGATATTCTCAAAAACTTATTTATGAAGCAGGGCTTGTAATAAAAAGAGAAAAGTCGAGTGGGTATTATGATAGATTTAGAAATAGAGTGATATTTCCAATAATAAGTACTACAAAAAAGATATTAGGTTTTGGAGGAAGAGTGCTAGATGATTCAATCCCTAAGTATTTGAATTCTCCTGAAAGTTTGATATTTAATAAAAGAAATATACTTTATGGTTTAAATTTAGCTCGCAGTGAATTGGGAAAAGAAAGAAAATTAATTCTTGTTGAAGGATATATGGATGTTATTGCATTATATCAATATGGTATAAAAAATGTAATTGCTACATTAGGTACTGCTCTGACTGCAAACCATGGAGAATTACTCAAAAGATATTGTGATGAAGTAATAATTGCCTACGATTCAGATACTGCTGGAGAATCAGCTACTATTAGAGGTTTAGATGTTTTAAATGAAGTTGGTTGTAAGGTTAAGGTAATAAAACTTGATAGAAATATGGATCCAGATGAATATATTAGAAAAAATGGAAAAGATAGTTTTTTAGAGAAGATAAAAAATGCTTTGCCTCTTCTTGATTATAAAATAGAGTTAATAAAGAAAAAATATGATTTAAGCTTAAATGAAGGAAAAATACATTTTTTACAGGAGTCTATAGAAATTATCAAAAAACTAATAAAAAGTCCAGTGGAAAGAGAAATTTATGTAAAAAAACTTTCTAAGGAAACAGATGTTCCTGCAAATGTAATAAATTCGGAAATTTATGGCAATAATAAGTTTAAAAAAGATTATAAAAGTAAAAAAAATAATTATAATGATGTAAGAAGATTAGTTCATTTAAAACCAGTTAAGTCTGTATTGAAAGATGGTTTAGTTGAAATCGAAAAAAAAATTATAGCTCTTTGCATGATAAGCAAAACAGAATATGATAAAATAAAATCTCATATAACTGAAGAAGATTTTTCAAATTTATTACTTAGAAATATTTTTTCTGTTTTAGGTAAAAAATATGAAGAAGATAAAAAAATAGATATTAATTTATTTATAGATGAACTGGATATTGAAGAAGCTAAAATGCTTAGAGGTATAATTAAAAACTTACTTCCTTATGAAGATATTGATAAAACAATATGTGAACTTACACTATCGCTTAAAAGATTTAATATAGATAAAAAAATAAAATCGATTAAAAATGAAATAAAACTATTAGAAAAACAAGAAAATAAAAGAAAAGGAGATGTAGTTAGGATAAATGAGCTATGTGGAGAGTTGAGAAGATTAATAGAAATGGAGAAAAAATTAATGGAAGGTTAA
- a CDS encoding deoxyguanosinetriphosphate triphosphohydrolase: MFIREITEQMELNNLSKFAVKACETKGRKYVEEKCEIRTDFQRDRDRIIHSKAFRRLKHKTQVFLSPEGDHYRTRLTHTLEVSQISRTIARALKLNEDLTEAIALGHDLGHTPFGHCGEVALNKIHSRGFKHNEQSLRVVDVLEKRENGENGLNLTYEVRDGILNHSGDNMPKTLEGQIVKISDRIAYINHDIDDAIRAKVLDYNMLPKDCIKILGRTNRERINTMIVDIIKNSYGKNIIMMSDEVLFATNKLRKFMFENVYLNKEAKREEVKAQNIIYELYDYFINNPDKIPKDMYNKIDCKVDIEEIVKDYIAGMSDRYAVNKFMSIYVPKFWV; encoded by the coding sequence ATGTTTATTAGGGAGATAACTGAACAAATGGAACTTAATAATCTGTCAAAATTTGCAGTTAAGGCATGTGAAACAAAGGGGCGGAAATATGTTGAAGAAAAATGTGAAATTAGAACTGACTTTCAAAGGGATAGAGATAGAATTATACATTCAAAAGCTTTTAGAAGACTTAAACATAAAACACAAGTATTTCTTTCTCCGGAAGGTGATCATTATAGAACTAGATTGACACATACCCTTGAAGTTTCACAGATTTCAAGAACAATAGCCAGAGCTTTAAAATTAAATGAGGATTTGACAGAAGCAATTGCTTTAGGACATGATTTAGGACATACTCCCTTTGGACATTGTGGAGAAGTAGCTCTTAATAAAATTCACAGTAGAGGGTTTAAGCACAATGAGCAGAGTTTGCGTGTTGTAGATGTATTAGAAAAGAGGGAAAATGGAGAAAATGGATTAAATTTGACATATGAAGTTAGAGATGGGATATTAAATCATAGTGGCGACAATATGCCAAAGACTTTAGAAGGACAAATAGTAAAAATTAGTGACAGAATAGCATATATCAATCATGATATTGATGATGCTATTAGAGCTAAAGTTCTTGATTATAATATGTTGCCAAAAGATTGTATTAAAATACTAGGTAGAACGAATAGAGAAAGAATAAATACAATGATAGTTGATATAATTAAAAACAGTTATGGTAAAAATATTATTATGATGAGTGATGAAGTTTTATTTGCTACTAATAAATTGAGGAAATTTATGTTTGAAAATGTCTATTTAAATAAAGAAGCAAAAAGAGAAGAAGTAAAGGCACAAAATATTATTTATGAGCTTTATGATTATTTTATAAATAATCCTGATAAAATACCTAAAGATATGTATAATAAAATAGACTGTAAAGTAGATATTGAAGAAATTGTAAAGGATTATATTGCAGGAATGTCCGATAGATATGCTGTAAACAAATTTATGAGTATTTATGTTCCAAAATTTTGGGTATAA
- the ppdK gene encoding pyruvate, phosphate dikinase, with protein MLKKYVYFFSEGNKEMKSLLGGKGANLAEMNKIGLPVPPGFTITTKACNRYYECDREIDKEIKEQIFNNLKILERETGKVFGDSENPLLVSVRSGAVISMPGMMDTVLNLGLNDITVKGLSKKTNNERFAYDSYRRFIQMFGDVVLGIPKYKFDSVLEKVKMEKRVENDTELTIDDLREMIKKYKDLIKKEARIDFPDNPEEQLMMAVKAVFDSWNNSRAIVYRKINDIPHHLGTAVNVQSMVFGNMGENSGTGVAFTRHPSTGKKEIFGEFLLNAQGEDVVAGIRTPKPISELKNIMPKVYDEFVKITEILENHYKDMQDIEFTIEEGKLYILQTRNGKRTAKAAVNIAVDMANEGLIDKKTAVMRIDPQQIGQLLYPTFKSEELKKAKKIAEGLPASPGAATGKIYFNAEDAVKAADSGEKVILVRVETSPEDIEGMVKAEAILTARGGMTSHAAVVARGMGKCCVAGCGEIRIEEHNKLFRAGDKVYREGDFISIDGNTGKVYEGIIETKDADLIGNFGVLMEWADEFRRLRVRTNADTPRDSEIAVKFGAEGIGLCRTEHMFFKENRILAVREMIISKTVEERKKALDKLLPFQKEDFIGIFRAMGCRPVTIRLLDPPLHEFLPNKDEDIKILAKEIGVEFNALKDKIEELKEFNPMLGHRGCRLGITYPEIYEMQVKAIILAAIEVKEKFGIEIKPEIMIPLVGIEREIEIIKQLINQTAENIMSEKGMKIAYKVGTMIEVPRAALIADKIAKHAEFFSFGTNDLTQMTFGFSRDDSGKFINEYREKEIFEKDPFARLDQVGVGKLVEMAINLGRQTRKDIKLGICGEHGGEPQSIDFFHRIGLDYVSCSPYRVPIARLAAAQAAIRNSN; from the coding sequence ATTTTGAAAAAGTATGTATATTTTTTTAGTGAAGGAAATAAGGAGATGAAATCTTTATTAGGTGGTAAAGGAGCAAATCTAGCAGAAATGAACAAAATAGGATTACCTGTACCACCGGGTTTCACTATTACAACAAAGGCTTGTAATAGGTATTATGAATGTGATAGAGAAATTGATAAAGAAATAAAAGAACAGATATTTAACAATTTAAAAATACTTGAAAGGGAAACAGGTAAAGTTTTTGGTGATTCAGAAAATCCGCTGTTAGTATCAGTAAGGTCAGGAGCAGTAATATCAATGCCGGGTATGATGGATACAGTATTAAATCTTGGTCTTAACGATATAACTGTTAAAGGATTGAGTAAAAAGACAAATAATGAAAGATTTGCTTATGACAGTTATCGCAGATTTATTCAAATGTTTGGAGATGTAGTGCTAGGTATTCCTAAATATAAATTTGATAGTGTTTTGGAAAAAGTAAAAATGGAAAAAAGGGTAGAAAATGATACTGAACTTACTATTGATGATTTAAGAGAAATGATAAAAAAATACAAGGATTTAATAAAAAAAGAAGCAAGGATAGATTTTCCAGATAACCCCGAAGAGCAGTTGATGATGGCTGTAAAAGCAGTTTTTGATTCTTGGAATAATTCAAGAGCAATAGTATATAGGAAGATAAATGATATTCCTCATCATTTAGGAACAGCTGTTAATGTTCAGTCTATGGTATTTGGAAATATGGGAGAAAATTCTGGAACAGGAGTTGCATTTACAAGACATCCGTCTACTGGTAAAAAAGAAATTTTTGGTGAATTTTTATTAAATGCGCAAGGTGAAGATGTCGTTGCTGGTATAAGAACTCCAAAACCTATTTCAGAACTGAAAAATATAATGCCAAAAGTTTACGATGAATTTGTAAAAATTACTGAGATTTTAGAAAATCATTATAAAGATATGCAGGATATAGAATTTACAATAGAAGAAGGAAAGTTATATATTCTTCAAACTAGAAATGGTAAGAGAACGGCAAAGGCAGCTGTAAATATTGCAGTAGATATGGCAAATGAAGGGCTTATAGATAAAAAAACAGCTGTAATGAGAATTGATCCTCAGCAGATAGGACAACTTCTTTATCCAACTTTTAAGTCAGAAGAACTTAAAAAGGCTAAAAAAATAGCTGAGGGACTGCCTGCTTCACCGGGAGCAGCTACAGGTAAGATTTATTTTAATGCTGAAGATGCAGTTAAAGCAGCTGACAGTGGAGAAAAGGTTATACTTGTTAGAGTGGAAACTTCTCCTGAAGATATTGAAGGTATGGTAAAAGCTGAAGCAATATTAACTGCGAGAGGCGGAATGACTTCTCATGCAGCTGTGGTTGCAAGAGGAATGGGTAAATGCTGTGTTGCTGGCTGTGGCGAAATAAGAATAGAAGAACATAATAAGCTATTTAGAGCAGGTGATAAAGTTTATAGAGAAGGAGATTTTATTTCTATTGATGGTAATACGGGAAAAGTATATGAAGGAATTATAGAAACTAAAGATGCAGATTTGATTGGAAATTTTGGAGTGTTAATGGAATGGGCTGATGAGTTTAGAAGATTGAGAGTTAGGACTAATGCAGATACTCCAAGAGATTCAGAGATAGCAGTTAAATTTGGAGCAGAAGGAATTGGTCTATGTAGAACAGAGCATATGTTTTTTAAAGAAAATAGGATATTGGCAGTAAGAGAAATGATAATTTCAAAAACTGTTGAAGAAAGAAAAAAAGCTCTAGATAAATTACTTCCATTTCAAAAAGAAGATTTTATTGGTATTTTTAGAGCAATGGGCTGTAGACCTGTAACAATAAGACTTTTAGACCCGCCACTTCATGAATTTTTACCTAATAAAGACGAAGATATAAAAATACTTGCAAAAGAAATAGGAGTAGAATTTAATGCTTTGAAAGATAAAATTGAGGAACTTAAGGAATTTAATCCAATGCTTGGACATAGGGGATGTAGACTTGGAATTACCTATCCAGAAATATATGAAATGCAGGTAAAAGCGATAATATTAGCTGCAATTGAAGTAAAAGAAAAATTTGGCATAGAAATAAAACCTGAAATAATGATTCCATTAGTGGGAATAGAAAGGGAAATAGAAATTATTAAACAGCTTATAAATCAGACTGCAGAAAATATAATGTCAGAAAAAGGAATGAAAATTGCTTATAAGGTAGGAACAATGATTGAAGTGCCAAGAGCAGCTTTAATTGCAGATAAGATAGCTAAACATGCAGAATTTTTTTCCTTTGGAACAAATGATTTGACACAGATGACTTTTGGATTTTCAAGAGATGATTCTGGAAAATTCATAAATGAATATAGAGAAAAAGAAATATTTGAAAAAGATCCATTTGCAAGATTAGATCAAGTAGGTGTTGGAAAATTAGTGGAGATGGCAATTAATTTAGGAAGACAGACGAGAAAAGATATTAAGCTTGGAATATGTGGTGAACATGGAGGAGAGCCTCAATCAATAGATTTTTTCCATAGGATAGGTTTAGATTATGTATCATGTTCTCCTTATAGAGTACCAATAGCTAGACTTGCAGCTGCTCAGGCTGCCATAAGAAACAGCAACTAA
- a CDS encoding pyruvate, water dikinase regulatory protein: MQDKLYVYIVSDSIGETAEQVAKAAISQFEDVKYIIKRFSYISDSEQIFDIIEQAKKFRSIIIFTTVIDELKETLIDECEKNNIEYVDIMSSVMNSLHSVLGIEPINEPGVIRKLDERYFNRVEAIEFAVKYDDGKDSRGIKKADIVLIGVSRTSKTPLSMYLAHKNIKVANVPLVPEAPVPDELFEISPKKIIGLTANPIKLNEIRQERLKALGLNNNASYANLDRILEELDYAEKVMKKIGCAIIDVSNKAVEETAGIILDIMRENGII; the protein is encoded by the coding sequence ATGCAGGATAAATTATATGTGTATATTGTATCTGATTCGATAGGAGAAACAGCTGAACAAGTAGCAAAGGCGGCAATAAGTCAATTTGAAGATGTTAAATATATAATAAAAAGATTTTCATATATTTCTGATAGTGAACAAATATTTGATATAATTGAACAAGCAAAAAAATTTCGTTCTATAATTATATTTACCACAGTAATTGATGAATTAAAAGAGACATTGATAGATGAATGTGAAAAAAATAACATAGAATATGTAGATATTATGTCTTCAGTTATGAATTCTTTACATAGTGTTTTAGGAATAGAACCTATTAATGAACCCGGTGTTATAAGGAAATTAGATGAAAGGTATTTTAATAGAGTTGAAGCAATAGAATTTGCTGTAAAATACGATGATGGAAAGGATTCAAGAGGCATAAAGAAAGCCGACATAGTATTAATTGGTGTATCTAGAACATCTAAAACACCTTTAAGTATGTATTTAGCTCATAAAAATATAAAAGTTGCTAATGTACCGTTAGTACCTGAAGCTCCTGTACCAGATGAATTATTTGAAATATCTCCAAAGAAAATTATAGGATTAACTGCAAATCCAATAAAACTCAATGAAATTAGGCAGGAAAGATTAAAAGCTTTAGGATTAAATAATAATGCATCATATGCTAATCTCGATAGAATTTTAGAGGAACTTGATTATGCAGAAAAAGTTATGAAAAAGATAGGTTGTGCTATCATAGATGTTTCAAATAAAGCAGTAGAAGAAACAGCAGGTATTATTTTAGATATTATGAGGGAAAACGGTATTATATAA
- a CDS encoding helix-turn-helix transcriptional regulator: MIVIEFSSRQKKIIQIVQENEPITSEQIANMLNLTRATLRPDLAVLTMTGILEARPKVGYFYSGNKESIELLNRIYEIKVGEIKSVPVVVDEKTSVYDAIVSMFLEDVGTVFVISDGYLAGVVSRKDFLKTAIGGTDINKVPVGIIMTRMPNIVTVKPTETVLEAAKKIIEHEVDSLPIVEEKIIDDKEYLKVVGRISKTNITKLFIELANK; this comes from the coding sequence GTGATTGTCATAGAATTTTCAAGTCGTCAAAAGAAAATAATTCAAATTGTGCAGGAAAATGAACCTATTACAAGTGAACAAATTGCAAACATGCTAAATTTAACCAGAGCTACATTAAGACCAGACCTTGCAGTTTTAACAATGACGGGAATATTAGAAGCAAGGCCTAAAGTAGGATATTTTTATTCTGGAAATAAGGAAAGCATAGAGCTGCTTAATCGGATTTATGAAATAAAGGTAGGTGAAATAAAATCTGTACCGGTAGTAGTAGATGAAAAAACTTCTGTATACGATGCAATTGTATCCATGTTTTTAGAAGATGTTGGAACAGTTTTTGTCATCTCAGATGGATATTTAGCAGGAGTTGTGTCAAGAAAGGATTTTCTTAAAACGGCTATAGGTGGTACAGATATAAATAAAGTGCCGGTAGGTATTATAATGACGAGGATGCCTAATATTGTTACAGTAAAGCCTACTGAAACAGTTTTAGAAGCAGCTAAAAAAATTATTGAACATGAAGTAGATAGTTTACCTATAGTAGAGGAAAAAATTATTGATGATAAAGAGTATTTAAAGGTAGTTGGTAGAATATCTAAGACAAATATTACTAAATTATTTATAGAATTAGCAAATAAATAA
- a CDS encoding glycine--tRNA ligase: protein MTEKVTMDKIVSLAKSRGFIFPGSDIYGGLANTWDYGPLGVELKNNVKKAWWKKFIQECPYNVGVDTAILMNPQVWVASGHVGGFSDPLIDCKKCKSRFRADKLIEDYAKSNNEEIIVDGWTNEEMESYIKEKDIKCPECGEKDFTSIRQFNLMFKTYQGVVEDSKSEIYLRPETAQGIFVNFKAVQRAARKKIPFGIGQIGKSFRNEITPGNFTFRTREFEQMELEFFCKPGEDLEWFEYWKNFCKNWLLNLGMKEENIRLRDHSKEELSHYSNATTDIEYRFPFGWGELWGIADRTDFDLKQHMEHSGVDLRYQDPTTNEKYIPFCIEPSLGADRVTLAFLIDAYEEEKLEDGTERKVLRLHPALAPFKAAVFPLSKKLSEKAEEIYALLSKKFMVDYDESGSIGKRYRRHDEIGTPYCITVDFDTLEDSCVTVRDRDTMEQVRIKIDELEEYIAKRVEF from the coding sequence ATGACAGAGAAAGTTACAATGGACAAAATAGTATCACTTGCAAAATCTAGAGGATTTATTTTCCCGGGTTCTGATATTTATGGTGGACTTGCTAATACATGGGATTATGGACCTTTAGGAGTAGAATTAAAAAATAATGTTAAAAAGGCTTGGTGGAAAAAATTTATTCAAGAATGTCCTTATAACGTTGGAGTAGATACAGCTATTTTGATGAATCCACAGGTTTGGGTTGCATCAGGACATGTAGGAGGTTTTAGCGACCCTCTTATAGATTGTAAAAAGTGTAAATCTAGGTTTAGAGCTGACAAATTGATAGAGGATTATGCTAAATCTAATAATGAAGAAATTATTGTAGATGGTTGGACAAATGAAGAAATGGAAAGTTATATAAAAGAAAAAGATATAAAATGTCCAGAATGTGGAGAAAAAGATTTTACTAGTATTAGACAATTTAATCTGATGTTTAAAACATATCAGGGGGTTGTAGAAGACAGTAAGTCTGAAATATATTTAAGACCAGAAACTGCTCAAGGTATTTTTGTAAACTTTAAAGCTGTACAGAGAGCTGCTAGAAAAAAAATTCCTTTTGGAATAGGTCAAATAGGAAAATCATTCAGAAATGAAATAACTCCGGGTAATTTTACTTTTAGAACGAGAGAATTTGAACAGATGGAATTAGAATTTTTCTGCAAACCTGGAGAAGATTTAGAGTGGTTTGAGTATTGGAAAAATTTCTGTAAAAATTGGCTTCTTAACTTAGGTATGAAAGAAGAAAATATTAGACTTAGGGACCATTCTAAAGAAGAGTTATCTCATTATAGTAATGCTACTACAGATATTGAATACAGATTCCCGTTTGGTTGGGGAGAACTTTGGGGGATTGCTGACAGAACTGATTTTGACCTAAAACAGCATATGGAGCATTCTGGAGTTGATTTGAGGTATCAAGACCCAACTACTAATGAAAAATACATACCATTTTGTATTGAACCTTCATTAGGTGCAGATAGAGTTACTTTGGCATTTTTAATAGATGCATATGAAGAAGAAAAATTAGAAGACGGAACGGAAAGAAAAGTATTAAGGTTACATCCAGCTTTAGCTCCATTTAAAGCAGCAGTATTTCCTCTTTCTAAAAAGTTAAGTGAAAAAGCTGAAGAAATATATGCATTACTTTCTAAAAAGTTTATGGTAGATTATGATGAATCTGGAAGTATAGGAAAGAGATATAGAAGACATGATGAAATAGGAACGCCATATTGTATAACAGTTGATTTTGATACATTAGAAGATAGTTGTGTAACAGTAAGGGATAGAGATACTATGGAGCAAGTAAGAATTAAAATTGATGAATTAGAAGAATATATTGCAAAAAGAGTCGAATTTTAA
- a CDS encoding DUF4342 domain-containing protein: MGFGLPEIDEIRGRTGATYKEAKEALEATDGDILEAIIYIETKQQKSFANNMSEKGNEIIEKLKELIKKGNVTRILLRRDEEIVINIPVTAGAVGAVLFTPATIAGILVALATGCRLEIVKDNGEIIDVKDITEDTFSNIKQKVDEAREKIISKKKDDDLK, from the coding sequence ATGGGATTTGGTTTACCAGAAATTGATGAAATAAGGGGAAGAACAGGAGCTACGTATAAAGAGGCAAAAGAAGCATTAGAAGCAACTGATGGTGATATACTTGAAGCTATAATTTATATTGAAACAAAACAGCAAAAAAGTTTTGCAAATAATATGTCAGAAAAGGGCAATGAAATAATTGAAAAATTAAAAGAACTTATTAAGAAGGGAAATGTAACTAGAATTTTATTAAGGCGAGATGAAGAAATAGTTATAAATATTCCCGTTACAGCAGGAGCTGTTGGAGCTGTACTTTTTACTCCGGCAACTATCGCAGGAATACTTGTTGCATTAGCTACTGGTTGTAGATTAGAAATAGTTAAAGATAATGGAGAAATAATTGATGTAAAAGATATTACTGAAGATACTTTTTCAAATATAAAACAAAAAGTAGATGAAGCAAGGGAAAAAATTATAAGTAAGAAAAAAGATGATGATTTAAAATAA
- the recO gene encoding DNA repair protein RecO yields the protein MLFKTDAVVLRKNKISDSDVILTLFTRKSGKVKAVAKGGRKPKSKLSPASHPFIFGEFIINKGSKLDRISSVDIKESFYKVREDLIRLAYASYIAELCESVILEGVTNNRLFDTLLKSLYLITYDNNNLEFIKATFQIKLLDYVGFRPEVNRCVSCGNESFEKYRFSIQHGGLICDLCSNQYEKLIVISNTVKKLIDYILRTDIITLSKLKLNQNIVKNLNKLFDKYIEIHLEKNNFKSLEFLKTLNKI from the coding sequence ATGTTATTTAAGACCGATGCAGTGGTCTTAAGAAAAAATAAAATATCTGATTCAGATGTTATTTTGACTCTTTTTACAAGAAAAAGCGGTAAAGTTAAGGCAGTGGCTAAGGGTGGAAGAAAACCCAAATCTAAGTTATCTCCAGCTTCCCACCCATTTATTTTTGGAGAATTTATCATAAATAAAGGCAGCAAATTGGATAGAATTTCATCTGTGGATATTAAAGAAAGTTTTTATAAAGTTAGAGAAGATTTAATTAGATTAGCATATGCTTCATATATAGCTGAACTTTGTGAATCAGTTATACTTGAAGGAGTTACTAATAATAGATTATTTGATACTTTACTTAAAAGTTTATATTTGATTACATATGATAATAATAATTTGGAATTTATAAAAGCTACATTTCAGATAAAATTATTGGATTATGTTGGTTTTAGACCAGAAGTAAACAGATGTGTCAGCTGTGGAAATGAAAGTTTTGAAAAATATAGATTTAGTATTCAGCATGGTGGATTAATTTGTGATTTATGTTCAAATCAGTATGAAAAACTAATTGTTATAAGTAATACAGTAAAGAAATTAATTGATTATATTTTAAGGACTGATATTATTACATTATCAAAATTAAAATTAAATCAAAATATAGTTAAAAATTTAAATAAGTTATTTGATAAGTATATTGAAATTCATTTGGAGAAAAATAATTTTAAAAGTCTTGAATTTTTAAAGACTTTAAATAAAATTTAA
- a CDS encoding YqzL family protein: MERETLWKLFSKTGDINTYLLLKEYEQLINDIKTNNIHNMNDEDFQNINLR, from the coding sequence ATGGAAAGAGAAACTTTATGGAAATTATTTAGTAAAACAGGCGATATAAATACTTATTTGCTTTTAAAGGAATATGAACAGTTAATAAATGACATTAAGACAAATAATATACATAATATGAATGATGAAGATTTTCAAAATATTAATTTGAGGTGA